A window from Kovacikia minuta CCNUW1 encodes these proteins:
- a CDS encoding exonuclease: MSVNPFELPAYSAKQVRENGKQYYIDDRGFRLPSVSTILNATRSPEQRESLAQWQQRVGMEEASRITVAASRRGTGTHKQVERYLRGEVVVSPENIRPYWESLKPVLHGVEAVRLVEGTVFHHELGYAGKVDCVASYQGTPCLCEWKTSDRPKHSVDRLYDYPLQLVAYWGAVNYSYQEYGVDLRHALIAIAIPEMPAEVFWFDLESISHFWQQWQERVAIFWRRRGGFS; the protein is encoded by the coding sequence ATGTCTGTTAACCCCTTTGAGCTTCCGGCTTACAGTGCCAAACAGGTGCGAGAAAACGGGAAGCAGTATTACATTGACGATCGCGGCTTCCGATTGCCCAGTGTCAGCACCATTTTGAATGCGACCCGCTCCCCAGAGCAGCGAGAGTCTTTAGCCCAGTGGCAACAACGGGTTGGAATGGAAGAAGCCAGTCGGATTACGGTAGCCGCCAGTCGGCGAGGCACTGGAACCCACAAACAGGTAGAGCGCTACCTGCGGGGAGAAGTGGTGGTTAGTCCCGAAAATATCCGCCCCTACTGGGAGAGCCTGAAACCCGTCCTACATGGGGTAGAAGCGGTGCGGTTGGTAGAAGGGACTGTGTTCCATCATGAACTGGGCTATGCCGGAAAAGTAGATTGTGTTGCCAGCTACCAGGGAACCCCCTGCCTGTGTGAGTGGAAAACATCCGATCGCCCCAAACACTCTGTCGATCGACTCTATGACTATCCTCTACAGTTGGTCGCCTATTGGGGTGCGGTCAATTATTCCTATCAGGAGTACGGAGTTGATTTGCGCCATGCGTTAATCGCGATCGCAATTCCGGAGATGCCCGCTGAGGTGTTTTGGTTTGACTTAGAATCAATTTCCCACTTTTGGCAGCAGTGGCAAGAACGGGTTGCCATTTTCTGGCGCAGAAGGGGCGGGTTCTCTTAA
- a CDS encoding formylglycine-generating enzyme family protein — MPVLSMLEFETLTVDSNGQPQERYRQSVECLTEDIGQGTTLDLVMIPGGTFLMGASKTEEGWHPAQNPPHEVTIAPFWMGQYPVTQAQWSAVAALPKVNHLIEPQPACFSGANRPIEQVSWLDAIEFCARLSAHTDREYRLPSEAEWEYACRALTPTPFCFGETITTDLANYSGIDWEYEGRICSKGAYGKGPTGDDRRETTDVGRFGVANRFGLYDMHGNVREWCQDCWHPSYANAPTDGTPWISEGDCSQRILRGGSWNTGPRSCRSAARSKLEPDANLYDTGFRIVSSLGMRIK; from the coding sequence ATGCCTGTTCTGTCTATGCTTGAGTTTGAAACACTCACGGTTGATAGCAATGGTCAGCCGCAGGAACGGTATCGTCAATCGGTTGAATGCCTAACCGAAGACATCGGGCAGGGAACAACTCTGGATCTGGTGATGATTCCAGGTGGCACATTCCTGATGGGGGCATCCAAAACCGAAGAAGGATGGCATCCTGCCCAGAATCCTCCCCATGAGGTGACGATCGCCCCCTTTTGGATGGGGCAGTATCCAGTGACGCAAGCCCAGTGGAGTGCAGTAGCAGCCCTGCCCAAGGTCAATCACCTGATCGAGCCGCAACCCGCTTGCTTTTCTGGAGCAAATCGCCCGATCGAACAGGTTTCCTGGTTAGACGCGATCGAATTTTGTGCCCGCTTATCTGCCCATACCGATCGGGAATACCGACTCCCTAGCGAAGCCGAATGGGAATATGCCTGTCGCGCCCTGACCCCAACCCCCTTTTGCTTTGGTGAAACAATCACCACCGACCTCGCCAACTACTCTGGCATAGATTGGGAGTATGAGGGCAGAATTTGTAGCAAAGGAGCCTATGGAAAGGGACCAACCGGGGACGATCGCCGGGAAACGACGGATGTCGGCAGGTTTGGTGTTGCCAACCGCTTCGGACTCTACGATATGCATGGCAACGTGCGGGAATGGTGCCAGGACTGCTGGCATCCCTCCTATGCCAACGCACCCACCGATGGCACCCCCTGGATCAGCGAAGGCGACTGTAGCCAGCGCATATTACGCGGCGGTTCCTGGAACACAGGACCGAGATCCTGCCGTTCCGCTGCCCGCAGCAAACTAGAACCCGATGCCAACCTCTACGACACCGGATTCCGCATCGTCTCCTCCTTAGGAATGAGAATTAAATAA
- a CDS encoding ABC transporter ATP-binding protein, with translation MLHLTNLTYHPTACHQPILKAINLELAPQKMGLVIGPSGSGKTTLLEILAGLAEQTAGSLYWREQELNSLYLQQLSGLVFQFPERHFCGGTILEELRLGHPELTRDRIDQALAEVGLEHLPLSTSPNSLSGGQQRRLAFAVQLIRQPHLLLLDEPTAGLDWSMRRQLVNLLAKLKTHWSLLVVSHDAAELVDIADQCWTLHQGELVSVEKEGLRSEE, from the coding sequence ATGCTTCATCTGACCAATCTGACCTACCATCCCACTGCCTGCCATCAGCCGATTTTGAAAGCCATCAACCTGGAACTTGCCCCTCAAAAGATGGGGTTGGTTATCGGTCCCAGTGGATCGGGCAAAACCACATTGCTGGAAATCTTAGCGGGACTGGCAGAACAAACGGCAGGGTCCCTGTATTGGCGAGAACAGGAATTGAATTCGCTTTACCTTCAGCAGTTAAGTGGGCTGGTGTTTCAGTTTCCAGAACGCCATTTTTGTGGGGGCACAATTTTGGAAGAGTTGCGGTTGGGGCATCCGGAGCTAACCCGCGATCGCATTGACCAGGCGCTGGCAGAAGTTGGACTCGAACATCTGCCCCTGAGCACTTCCCCCAACTCCCTCAGTGGGGGGCAACAACGGCGGCTTGCCTTTGCAGTCCAACTCATTCGCCAACCCCACCTACTCCTCTTAGATGAACCCACCGCTGGACTGGATTGGTCCATGCGCCGCCAATTAGTCAACCTACTGGCAAAACTAAAAACCCACTGGAGCCTACTGGTCGTATCCCACGATGCGGCAGAACTGGTAGATATCGCAGACCAATGCTGGACTCTTCATCAGGGGGAACTGGTCAGCGTTGAGAAGGAAGGATTGAGGTCAGAAGAGTGA
- a CDS encoding ribose-phosphate pyrophosphokinase: protein MIRSATLSPQTTLPSLNDNNRLRLLSGSANTPLAQEVARYLGMDLGPMVRKRFADGELYIQIQESIRGCDVYLLQPTCRPVNDHLMELLIMIDACRRASARQITAVIPYYGYARADRKTAGRESISAKLVANLITQAGASRILAMDLHSAQIQGYFDIPMDHVYGSPILVDYLASKQLHDLVVVSPDVGGVARARAFAKKLNDAPLAIIDKRRQAHNVAEVMNVIGDVAGKTAVLVDDMIDTAGTILEGARLLKQEGARQVYACATHAVFSPPAINRLSSGVFEEVIVTNTIPLPKEYCFPQLTVLSVANLLGETIWRIHEDSSVSSMFR from the coding sequence GTGATTCGCTCTGCAACTCTCTCTCCCCAGACTACTCTGCCATCTTTGAACGACAACAACCGCTTACGGTTGCTCTCCGGGTCGGCAAACACTCCCCTCGCTCAAGAAGTCGCCCGTTACCTGGGCATGGACTTGGGGCCGATGGTGCGAAAGCGCTTTGCGGATGGTGAACTCTATATTCAGATTCAGGAATCGATTCGCGGCTGTGATGTTTATTTGCTCCAGCCAACCTGCCGTCCGGTGAACGATCACCTGATGGAACTGCTGATCATGATTGATGCCTGTCGGCGTGCCTCCGCCCGCCAAATTACAGCGGTCATCCCTTACTACGGCTATGCCAGAGCAGACCGCAAAACGGCTGGACGAGAATCTATTAGCGCCAAGCTGGTCGCCAATCTGATTACCCAGGCAGGAGCCAGTCGCATCCTGGCAATGGATCTGCACTCCGCCCAAATTCAGGGGTATTTCGACATCCCAATGGACCATGTTTATGGTTCACCCATTTTGGTAGATTACCTGGCCAGCAAACAGCTTCATGATCTGGTGGTGGTATCTCCTGATGTGGGTGGTGTGGCACGGGCACGGGCGTTTGCTAAGAAGTTGAATGATGCACCCCTGGCAATTATTGATAAACGGCGGCAGGCGCACAATGTTGCCGAGGTGATGAATGTGATTGGAGATGTGGCAGGCAAGACCGCTGTGCTGGTCGATGACATGATCGACACAGCAGGCACGATTCTGGAAGGTGCCCGTCTATTGAAACAAGAAGGTGCTCGCCAGGTCTATGCCTGTGCCACCCATGCCGTCTTTTCCCCACCCGCAATTAATCGCCTGTCGAGTGGTGTGTTTGAAGAGGTCATTGTCACCAATACAATTCCGCTTCCTAAGGAGTATTGCTTCCCTCAATTAACGGTTCTCTCGGTCGCAAACCTTCTGGGTGAAACAATCTGGCGGATTCATGAGGATAGCTCAGTGAGTAGTATGTTTCGGTAG
- a CDS encoding class I SAM-dependent methyltransferase: MERVLEPEVMDTWEEAAEYDAMDFLEVNTAFVERTIALGPASGLVLDAGTGTARIPILLCQRRPEWTITATDLSKNMLLIGEKNVEQAGLQSQIRLEYVDAKHLPYPDEQFDMVVSNSLIHHLPDPLPCLKALKRVLKPGGAIFLRDLLRPENATTVDDLVNSIGTEYNAHQRQLFRDSLCAAFRLDEIQALLEQAGLGDVRVYQSSDRHWTAEQNWKIQL, from the coding sequence ATGGAGCGGGTACTGGAACCAGAGGTAATGGATACCTGGGAAGAAGCGGCTGAGTATGATGCAATGGATTTTTTGGAGGTCAATACGGCATTTGTGGAACGCACGATCGCCCTTGGTCCTGCATCGGGTCTTGTGTTAGATGCAGGCACAGGTACAGCTAGAATTCCTATCCTACTTTGTCAACGGCGTCCTGAATGGACAATCACTGCTACCGACCTTTCAAAAAATATGCTGTTGATTGGTGAAAAGAATGTCGAGCAGGCAGGCTTGCAGAGCCAGATCAGGCTGGAATATGTGGATGCCAAGCACCTTCCTTACCCCGATGAACAGTTCGATATGGTCGTCTCCAACAGTTTGATCCATCACCTGCCCGACCCTTTACCCTGTTTGAAAGCACTGAAGCGGGTTCTAAAACCAGGTGGGGCTATCTTTTTGAGAGATTTGCTGCGACCAGAAAATGCAACAACCGTTGACGACTTAGTTAACAGCATCGGCACCGAATACAACGCCCACCAACGTCAGCTATTTCGGGATTCCCTTTGCGCTGCGTTCCGATTGGATGAAATCCAGGCACTTCTGGAGCAGGCAGGTTTGGGAGATGTCCGTGTGTATCAGTCGAGCGATCGCCATTGGACTGCTGAGCAAAACTGGAAAATTCAACTCTAG
- a CDS encoding DUF427 domain-containing protein, with product MHPKPIPPKPGQESVWEYPRPPRLEDTGKHIQIVFNGVTIVDTRRAKRVLETSHPPVYYIPPEDIQQEYLVKSPRTTFCEWKGRGAYYSLAVGDKRVDDIAWYYPEPTPAFAAIKNYVAFYPAPMDACYVEGEKVEPQPGQFYGGWITSDIVGPFKGVAGSWGW from the coding sequence ATGCACCCCAAACCCATTCCCCCTAAGCCTGGTCAAGAGTCTGTCTGGGAGTATCCCCGTCCACCTCGTCTGGAAGATACTGGCAAACACATTCAGATTGTTTTTAATGGGGTAACGATCGTTGATACCCGACGGGCTAAGCGGGTTTTGGAAACCAGTCACCCTCCGGTTTACTACATTCCACCAGAAGATATCCAGCAGGAGTATTTGGTGAAAAGTCCCCGCACTACTTTTTGTGAGTGGAAGGGGCGCGGCGCTTATTACAGTCTTGCGGTGGGTGATAAACGGGTCGATGATATTGCCTGGTATTACCCGGAGCCAACGCCCGCATTTGCTGCCATTAAAAATTACGTCGCGTTCTATCCGGCACCGATGGATGCCTGCTATGTCGAGGGTGAAAAGGTGGAGCCGCAACCCGGTCAGTTCTATGGGGGCTGGATTACGAGTGATATTGTGGGACCGTTTAAGGGAGTGGCGGGAAGCTGGGGATGGTGA
- a CDS encoding DUF4347 domain-containing protein yields the protein MIWIVFLIALVVAGLFSLSVFSFDPSLGAVTRTKQIIFIDSTIAHAEVLVANVDTDSTIIFLDPEQRDGIAKITQTLANYANLDTIHVVSHGNSGSLQLGVDTVQEDNLAVYSNQLQQWKNSLTANADILIYGCNVAQDKQGAAFIQKLSQLTQADVAASTDLTGSSHLQGNWELEYATGRIESAGAFSPAVRSTYGGVLKQIQVRTTLDQGEGSLRWAIAEANASLEDDLIDLSQVSGTITLASSLPKISSNLLIAGNGDDRISGNKTNRVLFVDRGVVGIKNLTIADGLVQGDDGKEGAGGAAGMGGGLFINDGTVTLSSVLVENNQAIGGTGTYRTPKVNSSIESSKSNHEVNRGGILDLNGVGLTNLEHFDLGSSELQIETNQNRFNANRGGIAGVNGIGIGGIGTIAFAGGGGFGGFGNAGNGGNGGDGGTNGGNGGNGGDGGNGGIGIFGDFGIKNGQGAIGVLAFSGGGGFGGFGNAGDGGKGGDAVADVADGGKGGNGGNGGSGGFGGGGGSGGFGGQGCFFHTPGKLGNPGKGGFGAGNGGLGFGGSGGGLGGGIFVRSGRLILSDVTFKNNAALGGSGPSPGQGKGGAIFIVTEALKEQAKVAAAPSVRSLKRFPHFTGNSASQASNTSTDNPNIYGVIKVE from the coding sequence TTGATTTGGATTGTTTTTTTAATTGCTCTGGTTGTTGCAGGTCTATTTAGCCTGAGTGTATTTTCATTTGACCCTTCACTGGGTGCAGTAACCCGAACAAAACAAATTATTTTCATTGACAGCACGATCGCCCATGCCGAAGTTTTGGTTGCCAATGTGGATACGGATTCAACGATCATATTTCTCGATCCTGAGCAACGGGACGGCATTGCAAAAATTACTCAAACATTAGCAAATTATGCAAATCTGGATACGATTCATGTTGTCTCCCACGGAAACTCAGGCAGTTTACAGTTAGGTGTGGATACGGTGCAGGAAGATAACCTGGCTGTTTATAGCAACCAATTGCAGCAGTGGAAAAACTCACTCACCGCCAATGCAGACATCCTGATTTATGGTTGTAATGTTGCCCAGGACAAGCAGGGCGCTGCCTTTATCCAAAAATTGAGTCAGTTAACCCAGGCAGACGTTGCTGCATCCACAGATTTAACCGGAAGTTCGCATCTGCAAGGAAATTGGGAACTGGAGTATGCCACAGGCAGAATTGAGTCGGCTGGGGCATTTTCGCCTGCTGTCCGCTCGACCTATGGTGGGGTTTTGAAGCAAATTCAGGTGCGTACCACGCTGGATCAGGGAGAAGGTTCTCTGCGCTGGGCGATCGCCGAAGCCAACGCGAGCCTAGAAGATGATTTGATCGATTTGAGCCAGGTGAGTGGCACGATTACTCTTGCGAGCAGCCTGCCTAAAATCTCTAGCAACCTATTAATCGCCGGAAATGGAGATGACCGGATTAGCGGTAACAAAACCAATCGGGTTTTGTTTGTTGACCGGGGGGTTGTTGGCATTAAAAATTTGACAATTGCAGATGGCCTGGTACAGGGAGATGACGGTAAGGAGGGTGCCGGAGGGGCGGCAGGTATGGGGGGTGGGCTGTTTATCAATGATGGAACCGTTACCCTCAGCAGTGTTCTGGTGGAAAATAACCAGGCGATCGGCGGTACAGGCACCTACCGCACCCCCAAAGTAAACAGCAGCATTGAGAGCAGCAAAAGCAACCACGAGGTTAACCGGGGTGGCATTCTTGATCTCAACGGTGTGGGTTTGACAAACCTGGAGCACTTCGACCTGGGTTCAAGCGAATTGCAGATTGAAACCAATCAAAACAGATTCAATGCCAACCGGGGTGGTATCGCTGGTGTCAATGGCATTGGGATTGGCGGCATTGGTACGATCGCCTTTGCTGGAGGGGGTGGTTTTGGTGGTTTCGGTAATGCAGGGAATGGCGGCAATGGGGGCGATGGGGGCACAAACGGAGGGAATGGCGGCAATGGGGGCGATGGGGGGAATGGGGGAATCGGGATTTTTGGTGACTTTGGCATCAAGAATGGGCAGGGTGCGATCGGCGTCCTGGCGTTTAGTGGAGGCGGTGGATTTGGTGGGTTTGGTAATGCTGGGGATGGTGGCAAGGGGGGGGACGCGGTCGCCGATGTTGCAGATGGCGGTAAGGGAGGAAATGGGGGCAATGGGGGCAGCGGTGGCTTCGGCGGGGGCGGCGGCAGCGGTGGGTTTGGGGGGCAGGGCTGTTTCTTTCACACTCCAGGTAAGTTAGGGAATCCGGGTAAAGGTGGCTTTGGGGCAGGCAATGGTGGTTTGGGGTTCGGTGGCAGTGGGGGTGGTTTGGGGGGTGGGATTTTTGTGAGATCGGGACGCTTAATTCTGAGCGATGTCACCTTCAAGAACAATGCTGCTTTGGGAGGTTCTGGTCCCAGTCCAGGTCAGGGAAAGGGGGGTGCCATTTTCATTGTTACCGAAGCCTTAAAAGAGCAGGCAAAGGTAGCGGCTGCCCCTTCTGTCCGATCATTGAAACGATTTCCCCATTTCACGGGCAACAGCGCCTCGCAAGCCAGTAACACCAGCACCGATAATCCCAATATTTATGGCGTCATCAAAGTTGAGTAA
- a CDS encoding NUDIX hydrolase, producing the protein MQKPPKIRAKVLGWIRQGDRVFVTESYDPGKQQLYYRSLGGSIEFGETSLDALKREFMEEIQAELINIQYLCCIENLFTFEGNPGHEIIQLYQCDFADPTFYQREKVTVYEEKIEGVAYWVPIGKFKSGELRLVPEACLDYL; encoded by the coding sequence ATGCAAAAACCTCCAAAAATTCGGGCAAAGGTTCTGGGGTGGATTCGGCAGGGCGATCGGGTTTTTGTCACCGAAAGCTACGATCCTGGGAAACAGCAACTATATTACCGCTCTCTGGGTGGCAGCATCGAATTTGGTGAAACCAGTCTGGATGCCTTGAAGCGTGAGTTTATGGAGGAAATTCAGGCAGAATTGATCAACATCCAATACCTGTGCTGCATCGAAAACCTGTTCACGTTCGAGGGTAATCCCGGTCACGAGATCATTCAGCTTTACCAATGCGACTTTGCCGACCCAACCTTTTACCAGCGGGAAAAAGTGACTGTCTACGAAGAAAAGATCGAAGGAGTTGCCTACTGGGTTCCCATTGGAAAATTTAAATCCGGCGAACTGCGATTAGTCCCTGAAGCCTGTCTAGACTATCTGTAA
- a CDS encoding GatB/YqeY domain-containing protein, translated as MSLKDRITEDIKTAMKAKDKLRLETVRSIKKAVLEKEVSVRPAGQETLTEAQEMEVLVQLAKQRRDSIAQYQQAGRTDLADQESQELAILEEYLPKQLSEAEVSQAIDEIIAQVGATSAKDMGKVMGPAMQQLKGKADGKKVQELVKAKLGDR; from the coding sequence ATGAGTTTGAAGGATCGCATTACAGAAGACATTAAAACGGCGATGAAAGCTAAAGACAAATTGCGATTAGAGACGGTTCGCAGTATTAAAAAGGCCGTTCTGGAAAAGGAGGTAAGTGTACGCCCTGCTGGACAGGAAACTTTGACAGAAGCTCAGGAAATGGAGGTATTGGTTCAGCTTGCCAAGCAACGACGGGATTCGATCGCCCAATACCAACAGGCAGGTAGAACGGATCTGGCAGATCAGGAATCTCAGGAATTAGCCATTCTGGAGGAGTATCTACCTAAGCAACTTTCTGAAGCAGAGGTGAGTCAGGCGATCGATGAAATTATTGCCCAGGTCGGTGCTACTTCCGCGAAAGACATGGGCAAGGTTATGGGTCCTGCCATGCAACAACTTAAAGGAAAAGCCGATGGTAAGAAAGTGCAGGAATTGGTGAAGGCGAAATTAGGTGACAGGTAG
- a CDS encoding protein kinase domain-containing protein, whose protein sequence is MQPPIPSGTVLQDRYRILSVLGQGGFGRTYLAEDQGRFSELCALKELTPADTSAYALEKSEELFQREAQTLYQIKHPQIPEFRATFEYEQRLFLVQDYVEGQTYRKLLDQRRSQGYAFSEAEVKQLFLQLLPVLAYIHSKSIIHRDITPDNIILRAQDHLPVLIDFGVVKELATRFQSPGSMLPNATALQNTTVGKLGYAPIEQIQTGRAYPSSDLYSLAVTAVVLLTGREPQELLDDGTMTWYWQRWVRVDPGFAQIINRMLSYRPGDRYQSAIEVLQSMQTPSPTLPPPTVTPAYQPAAYQAASDSREPTMAVAREPVDTLPRSSHADSAIVPTRSSIWDDPLAVTAIGIGLVMLTGIGSWAIVRAVLNPSSPTPVPTQTQTITPSPSPTTTFSPRPPSPTPPPEPTTSSQRLDISPDTRLVQNGSLGANETINYIISAQQGQQLSVSVGGEGVLMTILGPNRQAIGNDAQRVSFWQGSLPFSGDYYIQLRPVQGLNRSDYRLDVNLRSAPQPSPSPTFSPEPSPPNIDTQRVNFPPGTTGTVVSDWANPNVTKRYLVNARRGQVLNVRVLSGAVTLNIRYPSGRLIEDASNVLSWESELPRRGDYKIDVIATQNTNFQLDISVRDLVQQNNQGMKNTGGGWFGRWGNTGNGWFGKWGNGWFGRETSRGENSGRWNNQDRNPDRSTDGNAGRWNDRDRNSDRWNDRNSGRWNNQDRNSGRWNDRDRTSDRWADRNKNSDGQWNRDRNSDRSNDRNSGRWSDRDRTSDRWADRNKNSDGQGNQGRGRWADRNRDAGETNRERNSGQWANQNRDPGGQGNRDRGRWAERNTDKPESTGRPESPPKPDAPSTTAL, encoded by the coding sequence ATGCAACCCCCCATCCCTTCTGGAACCGTTTTACAAGACCGCTACCGAATTCTGAGTGTACTTGGACAAGGAGGGTTTGGTCGTACTTATCTGGCGGAGGATCAAGGGCGGTTTAGTGAGTTGTGTGCGCTTAAAGAGTTGACTCCAGCAGACACGAGCGCCTATGCCCTCGAGAAGTCGGAGGAGCTATTTCAGCGGGAGGCACAAACGCTTTACCAGATCAAACACCCTCAGATTCCTGAATTTCGGGCAACCTTCGAATACGAGCAACGGTTGTTTTTAGTTCAGGATTATGTGGAGGGGCAAACGTATCGCAAGCTGCTGGATCAGCGACGATCGCAGGGTTACGCTTTTTCTGAGGCAGAGGTGAAACAGCTATTTCTGCAACTGCTGCCTGTACTGGCGTACATTCATAGTAAAAGTATTATCCATCGGGACATTACTCCGGACAACATCATCCTGCGGGCACAGGACCACCTGCCCGTTTTGATCGATTTTGGGGTTGTCAAGGAATTGGCGACCAGGTTTCAATCACCGGGATCGATGCTTCCCAATGCAACCGCTCTGCAAAATACAACGGTTGGGAAGTTGGGCTATGCGCCGATCGAGCAAATTCAGACGGGCAGAGCCTATCCCAGTAGCGATCTCTATTCTCTGGCTGTTACAGCTGTGGTATTGCTGACCGGACGGGAACCCCAGGAATTGTTGGATGATGGGACGATGACCTGGTACTGGCAGCGCTGGGTCAGGGTCGATCCAGGTTTTGCTCAAATCATCAACCGAATGTTGAGCTACCGACCCGGAGATCGCTACCAGTCTGCGATCGAGGTGCTGCAATCGATGCAGACTCCTTCACCGACCCTGCCTCCCCCCACGGTGACTCCCGCTTACCAACCAGCCGCTTACCAGGCTGCCTCAGACTCCCGTGAGCCAACCATGGCCGTTGCACGGGAACCTGTTGATACGCTTCCCCGTTCCAGTCATGCTGATTCGGCAATTGTGCCGACTCGCAGTTCGATTTGGGATGACCCACTTGCGGTAACGGCGATTGGCATCGGTTTGGTGATGTTGACTGGAATTGGTTCCTGGGCGATCGTCCGAGCAGTGTTGAACCCCAGTTCACCCACGCCAGTTCCCACCCAAACGCAGACCATTACTCCCAGCCCTTCGCCCACGACCACTTTTTCCCCAAGACCTCCAAGCCCTACTCCCCCCCCCGAACCAACAACCTCCAGCCAACGCCTAGACATCTCCCCAGACACTAGACTGGTTCAAAACGGCAGTTTAGGAGCCAATGAAACCATTAACTACATCATTTCTGCCCAGCAGGGACAACAGTTGAGTGTCTCTGTGGGTGGTGAAGGCGTGTTGATGACCATTTTGGGTCCCAATCGGCAAGCAATTGGCAATGATGCACAACGGGTTTCCTTCTGGCAGGGAAGCTTGCCCTTTAGTGGCGACTACTACATCCAGCTTCGCCCCGTTCAAGGGTTAAATAGAAGCGACTATCGCCTGGATGTCAATCTTAGAAGCGCCCCTCAACCCAGCCCCAGTCCCACCTTTTCTCCCGAACCCTCCCCCCCCAATATTGACACTCAGCGTGTGAATTTCCCGCCGGGGACAACGGGTACTGTTGTTTCTGACTGGGCCAATCCAAATGTGACGAAGCGATATCTGGTTAATGCCCGTCGAGGTCAGGTTCTCAACGTCAGAGTGCTGAGTGGTGCCGTCACCCTGAATATCCGCTATCCAAGTGGACGATTGATTGAGGATGCCTCCAATGTTCTGTCGTGGGAGTCTGAGTTACCTCGGAGAGGAGATTATAAAATCGATGTAATCGCTACCCAGAATACAAACTTCCAGCTTGATATCAGTGTGCGCGATTTAGTCCAACAGAATAATCAGGGGATGAAAAATACGGGGGGCGGTTGGTTCGGCAGATGGGGAAACACAGGAAATGGCTGGTTCGGCAAGTGGGGAAATGGTTGGTTTGGCAGGGAAACCAGTCGAGGTGAAAATTCAGGACGTTGGAACAATCAGGATCGCAACCCCGACCGTTCGACTGACGGAAATGCAGGGCGCTGGAACGATCGCGATCGCAACTCCGATCGCTGGAATGACAGAAATTCAGGACGCTGGAATAACCAGGATCGTAATTCAGGACGCTGGAACGATCGCGATCGCACCTCCGATCGGTGGGCAGATCGCAACAAAAATTCTGATGGACAGTGGAACCGCGATCGCAACTCCGATCGTTCGAATGATCGCAACTCAGGGCGCTGGTCTGACCGCGATCGCACCTCCGATCGGTGGGCAGATCGCAACAAAAACTCCGATGGACAGGGCAACCAGGGCCGAGGTAGATGGGCAGACCGCAATCGGGATGCAGGAGAGACGAACCGCGAGCGTAACTCGGGGCAGTGGGCAAATCAAAATCGAGATCCAGGTGGACAGGGCAACCGCGATCGTGGAAGATGGGCGGAGAGAAATACAGACAAACCGGAAAGTACAGGCAGACCGGAAAGCCCGCCAAAACCTGATGCGCCAAGTACAACTGCCCTATAA
- the bioD gene encoding dethiobiotin synthase yields MNALLITGTDTDAGKTVLTTALIAYWKKYCTTRSLGIMKPVQSGVGDRELYNHLFTQPQEEITPLYFEAPLAPPLAAEQEGRRVDLEKAWQTFGALRLKYDWMLVEGVGGLGSPITRETTVADLAWDWRLPAVLVVPVKLGAIGQAVANVALARMARVHLKGIVLNCVHPRSEAEIANWAPADLIQSLTSIPILGLIPHLSDPTDLDKLAQAASNLELERLIPYSTLMTP; encoded by the coding sequence TTGAACGCCTTACTCATTACTGGAACCGATACCGACGCCGGAAAGACTGTTCTTACAACAGCCCTGATTGCTTATTGGAAAAAGTACTGCACGACCCGATCGCTCGGAATTATGAAGCCAGTGCAGTCGGGAGTTGGCGATCGTGAACTCTACAACCACCTGTTTACCCAACCCCAGGAAGAAATCACGCCCCTATATTTTGAAGCACCCCTGGCTCCTCCGCTGGCAGCGGAACAGGAAGGTCGGCGGGTTGACCTGGAAAAAGCGTGGCAAACGTTTGGAGCTTTGCGCCTGAAATACGATTGGATGCTGGTGGAAGGGGTCGGTGGTTTGGGTTCGCCGATTACCCGCGAAACCACAGTCGCAGATTTAGCCTGGGATTGGCGGCTCCCTGCGGTGCTGGTGGTGCCTGTAAAGTTGGGGGCGATCGGTCAGGCAGTTGCCAACGTTGCCTTAGCGCGGATGGCACGGGTTCACCTCAAAGGAATTGTACTGAATTGTGTCCACCCCCGCTCAGAGGCAGAGATTGCCAATTGGGCACCCGCAGATTTAATCCAGTCGCTTACCAGCATTCCCATTCTGGGGCTGATTCCCCATCTGAGCGACCCGACGGATCTGGATAAACTGGCTCAAGCTGCCTCAAATTTGGAGTTGGAACGGCTAATCCCTTACTCAACTTTGATGACGCCATAA